The Leclercia sp. S52 genome has a segment encoding these proteins:
- a CDS encoding cobyric acid synthase, translating into MTQAIMLQGTASDVGKSVLAAGLCRIFYQDGWRTAPFKSQNMALNSGITPDGKEMGRAQIMQAEAAGIAPDVRMNPVLLKPSAGSQAQVVLMGEVVSQMDAARYHDLKPRLREQITGVYQSLAREYQILVLEGAGSPAEINLRDRDIANMGMAEIAGCPVILVADIDRGGVFAAIYGTLALLQDHERWRVKGVIINKFRGDVALLYSGLQQIESLTGVPVLGVMPWLDLDLEEEDGVALQRGNARPRQARDIDIAVVHLPHIANFTDFNALSAQPDVRVRYVSQPHELDGADLLILPGSKNTLHDLSWLRDSAMAHALLQLNRDGVPLLGICGGYQMLGDTLIDEVESGLGRMPGLGLLDTVTQFARHKTTTQVSARMASSLPGWLAPLAGMAVRGYEIHMGQTARADGAQPALWLEKEQAQVADGAVSDDGLVWGTYLHGLFDSDAFTRALVDSLRARKGLLPLENAPDYASYKARQFDQLAQAMRQHIDIARIYQIMREHQECKE; encoded by the coding sequence AATAATGCTGCAGGGAACCGCGTCCGATGTGGGAAAAAGCGTACTGGCCGCCGGCCTGTGCCGCATTTTTTATCAGGATGGCTGGCGCACCGCGCCGTTTAAATCACAGAACATGGCGCTCAATTCTGGCATCACGCCGGACGGCAAAGAGATGGGCCGGGCGCAAATTATGCAGGCCGAAGCGGCCGGCATTGCGCCGGATGTACGGATGAATCCGGTCCTGCTCAAACCCTCCGCGGGCAGCCAGGCCCAGGTGGTGCTGATGGGGGAGGTGGTAAGCCAGATGGATGCGGCCCGCTACCACGACCTCAAGCCGCGCCTGCGGGAGCAGATTACCGGGGTGTATCAGAGCCTGGCCCGGGAGTATCAGATCCTGGTCCTGGAAGGCGCCGGGAGCCCGGCGGAGATCAACCTGCGCGATCGCGATATCGCCAACATGGGGATGGCGGAGATCGCCGGCTGCCCGGTGATCCTGGTGGCCGATATCGATCGCGGCGGGGTGTTTGCCGCCATCTATGGCACCCTGGCGCTGCTGCAGGATCATGAGCGCTGGCGGGTCAAAGGGGTGATCATCAATAAGTTTCGCGGCGATGTGGCGCTGCTCTACTCCGGGTTACAGCAGATTGAGTCCTTAACCGGCGTGCCGGTGCTGGGGGTGATGCCGTGGCTGGATCTCGATCTGGAGGAGGAGGATGGCGTGGCGCTCCAGCGGGGCAATGCGCGCCCTCGTCAGGCGCGCGATATCGACATCGCCGTGGTGCACCTACCGCATATCGCCAACTTCACCGATTTTAACGCCCTGTCGGCGCAGCCGGACGTGCGCGTGCGTTACGTCAGCCAGCCGCACGAGCTGGACGGTGCCGATCTGCTGATCCTGCCGGGGAGCAAAAACACCCTTCACGATCTGAGCTGGCTACGGGACAGCGCGATGGCGCACGCCCTGCTGCAGCTAAACCGCGACGGCGTGCCGCTGCTCGGGATCTGCGGCGGGTATCAGATGCTGGGCGACACCCTGATTGATGAGGTCGAATCCGGTCTCGGGCGCATGCCCGGTCTGGGGCTGCTCGATACCGTGACGCAGTTTGCCCGCCACAAAACCACTACCCAGGTCAGCGCCCGGATGGCGTCGTCGTTGCCCGGCTGGCTGGCGCCCCTCGCCGGTATGGCGGTGCGCGGGTATGAGATCCACATGGGGCAAACCGCGCGGGCCGACGGGGCGCAGCCGGCGCTGTGGCTGGAAAAAGAGCAGGCGCAGGTTGCCGATGGCGCGGTGAGCGACGACGGCCTGGTGTGGGGCACCTATCTGCACGGCCTGTTCGACAGCGATGCCTTTACCCGCGCGCTGGTCGACAGCCTGCGGGCACGTAAAGGGTTACTTCCTCTCGAAAACGCGCCAGACTACGCCAGCTACAAAGCCCGGCAGTTTGACCAGCTGGCGCAGGCGATGCGCCAGCATATTGATATCGCCAGAATCTATCAGATCATGCGTGAGCATCAGGAGTGCAAGGAATGA
- a CDS encoding DUF2238 domain-containing protein has product MTQTALSSGLKVGALLLLLILIYTGFCTSDHTTWLMEVTPVIIIVPLLLATQRRYPLTPLLYTLIFWHAIILMVGGMYTYAKVPIGFDVQEMFHLSRNPYDKLGHFFQGLVPALAAREILVRGGYVTGRKMTAFVVCCIALAISATYELIEWWAALAMGQGADDFLGTQGDPWDTQSDMFCALLGALTTVLLLGRPHQRQLGRLRQITL; this is encoded by the coding sequence ATGACGCAAACTGCACTCTCCTCTGGATTAAAGGTCGGCGCGCTGCTTTTACTGCTGATCCTGATTTATACCGGTTTCTGTACCTCGGACCACACCACCTGGCTGATGGAGGTGACGCCGGTCATCATCATCGTGCCGCTGCTGCTCGCCACCCAACGGCGCTACCCGCTAACTCCCCTGCTCTACACGCTAATCTTCTGGCATGCCATCATCCTGATGGTGGGCGGAATGTACACCTACGCCAAAGTGCCCATCGGCTTTGACGTTCAGGAGATGTTCCACCTGAGCCGCAACCCGTACGACAAGCTGGGGCACTTTTTCCAGGGGCTGGTGCCTGCGCTGGCGGCCCGGGAGATCCTGGTGCGCGGCGGCTACGTCACCGGCCGCAAGATGACGGCCTTTGTGGTGTGCTGTATTGCGCTGGCGATCAGCGCCACCTATGAGCTGATCGAGTGGTGGGCGGCGCTGGCGATGGGCCAGGGGGCGGACGATTTCCTCGGCACTCAGGGCGATCCCTGGGATACGCAGTCCGATATGTTCTGCGCCCTGCTCGGCGCGCTCACCACGGTACTGCTGCTGGGACGACCCCATCAGCGCCAGCTGGGACGCCTGCGCCAGATTACGCTTTAA
- a CDS encoding histidine phosphatase family protein: MRFFLVRHGQTAANASGLFYGSTDVPLTPLGIEQSTRVGALLAEVSFSEAIASQLLRAQQTAELIVPVTGYDARLNEMDFGRWEMRHFSSIAEEEPEAWQTWLDDWQNATPSGGEPFPHFAGRVKAVADELALRQEPGDMLIVAHQGGTQPAAGPLVKDADRLLVAFSL, encoded by the coding sequence ATGCGATTTTTTCTGGTTCGTCACGGACAAACCGCAGCCAACGCCAGCGGCCTGTTCTACGGCAGCACCGATGTGCCCCTGACGCCGTTGGGGATTGAGCAAAGCACGCGGGTGGGCGCTTTACTGGCGGAGGTGTCGTTCAGCGAGGCGATTGCCAGCCAGCTGCTGCGCGCGCAGCAGACCGCGGAGCTGATCGTCCCGGTCACCGGATACGATGCGCGACTCAACGAGATGGATTTTGGCCGCTGGGAGATGCGCCATTTCAGCAGCATTGCCGAAGAGGAGCCCGAAGCCTGGCAGACCTGGCTGGATGACTGGCAAAACGCCACCCCCAGCGGCGGCGAGCCCTTCCCGCACTTTGCCGGGCGGGTGAAGGCCGTGGCCGACGAGTTAGCCCTGCGCCAGGAGCCGGGCGACATGCTGATCGTGGCGCACCAGGGGGGTACTCAGCCTGCTGCTGGCCCACTGGTTAAAGATGCCGACAGGCTCCTTGTGGCATTTTCCCTTTAA
- the cobU gene encoding bifunctional adenosylcobinamide kinase/adenosylcobinamide-phosphate guanylyltransferase has product MIVVTGGARSGKSAHVEGLVARHYPQVLYIATSTVTDDEMAARIARHRAQRPAHWRTLERYRDLGEAIHQQVQPGEAVVIECITTLLANLLYDASGGADPDTLDFAALESGLQQQIDDLIAACLATRAPVYIVTNELGMSITPENRLARHFVDIAGRANQKLAQAAEEVWLVVSGIGVKIK; this is encoded by the coding sequence ATGATTGTCGTGACCGGAGGGGCGCGCAGCGGTAAGAGCGCCCACGTTGAGGGGCTGGTCGCCCGCCACTATCCGCAGGTTTTATATATCGCCACCTCCACCGTCACCGACGATGAGATGGCGGCGCGTATTGCCCGGCATCGCGCCCAGCGGCCCGCCCACTGGCGTACCCTGGAGCGTTATCGCGATCTGGGGGAGGCTATCCACCAGCAGGTTCAACCCGGGGAAGCGGTGGTGATCGAGTGCATCACCACCCTGCTGGCGAACCTGCTGTACGACGCCTCGGGCGGGGCCGATCCCGATACGCTGGACTTTGCGGCGCTGGAGTCTGGATTGCAGCAGCAGATCGACGATCTGATTGCCGCCTGCCTGGCGACCCGCGCCCCGGTGTACATCGTGACTAACGAGCTGGGGATGAGCATCACTCCGGAAAATCGTCTGGCGCGGCATTTTGTCGATATCGCCGGGCGGGCAAATCAGAAACTGGCTCAGGCGGCAGAAGAGGTCTGGCTGGTGGTGTCAGGGATTGGAGTCAAAATTAAATGA
- the cobS gene encoding adenosylcobinamide-GDP ribazoletransferase produces MSLAMLWATLRLMSRIPVPEKWADGVEFRQLARGVPWFVLVGATIGALAGLLALVVSQTGGGIYIGAAAYVLALVLLTGGFHLDGLADTCDGIFSARSRERMLEIMKDSRLGTFGGLALVFAILLKVLAVIGLAHLPAKEWFALLVCAPIAGRAALVLGMYGQRYAREGEGMGSLYIGQVSFRNAALTLLGGALVVALIAGLHGLAAMLVTYVVIYGLVHYLRRRLGGHTGDTLGALAETAEIVFLLALLWV; encoded by the coding sequence ATGAGCTTAGCGATGTTATGGGCGACGCTGCGCCTGATGTCACGTATTCCGGTGCCGGAAAAATGGGCCGATGGGGTGGAGTTCCGCCAGCTGGCCCGCGGGGTGCCGTGGTTTGTGCTGGTTGGTGCGACGATCGGCGCGCTGGCCGGGCTGCTGGCGCTGGTGGTGAGCCAGACCGGCGGCGGGATTTATATCGGCGCTGCCGCCTACGTGCTGGCGCTGGTGCTGCTGACCGGCGGCTTCCATCTTGACGGGCTGGCCGACACCTGCGACGGCATCTTCTCGGCCCGCAGCCGGGAGCGGATGCTGGAGATCATGAAGGACAGCCGGCTGGGCACCTTTGGTGGTCTGGCACTGGTGTTCGCCATTTTGCTTAAAGTCCTGGCGGTGATTGGCCTGGCGCATCTTCCCGCCAAAGAGTGGTTTGCGCTGCTGGTGTGTGCCCCCATTGCCGGACGCGCCGCGCTGGTGCTGGGGATGTACGGTCAGCGCTACGCCCGCGAAGGTGAAGGGATGGGCAGCCTCTATATCGGCCAGGTGAGCTTCCGTAATGCGGCGCTGACCCTGCTGGGCGGGGCGCTGGTGGTGGCGCTCATCGCCGGCCTGCACGGGCTGGCGGCGATGCTGGTCACTTACGTCGTGATTTATGGTCTGGTGCACTATCTCCGCCGTCGTCTCGGCGGGCATACCGGGGATACCCTGGGGGCGCTGGCCGAAACCGCAGAGATCGTCTTTCTGCTGGCACTATTGTGGGTCTGA
- a CDS encoding autotransporter domain-containing protein, translating to MEKKRLSQLISLLVASTTAQAYATSPELIIDTPASSVQIADAKELVHITQAGSVTGAPGSALTVNSGVTVTTLTNDGTISDVVDVPLFLSSNVVQIDGTVGELNNNGTISSLNQYQNGKVVAVSASGVINTFTNSGTIKGVQNTYNYNYDFNSYNNGTIDNAGTINTLSNTAEGKIYGSRAISNQGTIDNLTNAGLISFIPAENNVNNGQNSAIFNNGTIGTLHNIGTIDGGAADNYGSSGIYNQSTINSIVNDNKINGSFAGIYTYGTIDAIENNGQISGNYAAIYSYGTLSSIVNNGELSGNTTGIYLWNYANQSAATQIVNNGLLTGGSYALLVGSNNSDGVTLTNTGDIAGDIYALNATPLIINGGTTTTGTLSGIDGATGTIMGSDVVFNTGSLLLNDNIVTSMPEYGLMSLQMSDEQPVSNGTVVNEAASLQVNNSINIAGDYHQKAAATLISGVSDLADARGDLLADSGYGRLNVTGNAIIDAGSSVNLLRTGSTYQFAEGQRYVVINAAGAETDYHADQLKYKALGYRGTVNGSVYEEAEGKALVLTLGAEPVIIEPVEPQPEPTPEVTPPVVAEPDVTTPVVTVPTPTPTQPAPAEPAPAQPTKRGYATIPSATASLGGLAHYSGIASPQLLNLYNASLAIEGKQEANRAGERLSTSQNLNTSSAATVATSTAQAVVGAHIDAVRNPQASGTSGVATGDDYANNWIVWGQPFGGYARQDSTDNVSGYTAKFGGLIIGADRALGDDWRLGAALNYSNTSVHGKDNLSGNNSTADNYGVIGYAGYTGNPWYLNLSAGLNRQNYSSVRRADFTGFSGAAHGKFNGQSITLQSELGYPIALPADVVLTPLAGLTYGYQHVDGYSETGGNGMALDVSSTHAQSVVSDIGARIEKTFATGLGNLTPFAQVSWIHQYDNRQVSSHATYAADAIGETSFITKGASPVEDMAGVAVGTTLYDANDLSLDARYDLQAGDRYQAHTFSLRLRKSF from the coding sequence ATGGAAAAGAAACGTCTTAGCCAGCTGATCTCTCTGCTGGTGGCATCAACGACCGCGCAGGCCTACGCCACATCTCCTGAATTAATTATCGACACCCCGGCAAGCAGCGTTCAGATTGCTGACGCCAAAGAGTTAGTGCATATCACCCAGGCGGGGAGCGTAACGGGCGCCCCAGGATCGGCATTAACCGTTAATTCGGGTGTGACGGTAACAACGCTGACTAATGACGGCACCATCAGCGACGTTGTCGATGTTCCATTATTTTTGAGCAGCAATGTTGTGCAGATTGATGGAACCGTGGGTGAGCTTAACAATAACGGAACCATTTCCAGCCTCAATCAGTACCAGAATGGCAAAGTGGTTGCGGTGAGCGCATCGGGGGTGATTAACACCTTCACCAACAGCGGCACCATTAAGGGCGTTCAGAACACTTATAACTATAACTACGACTTCAATTCTTATAACAATGGCACGATAGACAATGCCGGGACCATTAACACCTTAAGCAATACCGCCGAGGGTAAGATCTATGGCTCCCGCGCCATCAGTAACCAGGGAACCATTGATAACTTAACCAATGCGGGCCTGATCTCCTTCATCCCAGCGGAAAATAACGTCAACAACGGCCAAAACAGCGCCATTTTTAATAACGGTACGATTGGCACGTTGCACAATATCGGTACGATTGACGGTGGTGCGGCCGATAATTACGGCAGTTCCGGGATATATAACCAGAGCACCATTAATTCTATCGTTAATGATAATAAAATTAATGGCAGCTTCGCCGGTATTTATACCTATGGCACCATCGATGCCATTGAAAATAACGGCCAAATCAGCGGAAATTACGCCGCAATCTATAGTTACGGCACACTTTCGTCGATCGTTAACAATGGTGAGTTGTCAGGTAACACGACGGGTATCTATCTCTGGAACTACGCCAACCAGAGCGCAGCGACGCAGATTGTTAACAATGGTCTGTTAACTGGCGGCAGTTATGCTCTGCTGGTTGGGAGCAATAACAGCGATGGCGTGACCCTGACCAACACGGGCGATATTGCCGGTGATATTTACGCCTTAAATGCGACACCATTAATCATCAATGGCGGCACCACCACCACGGGCACGCTGAGCGGCATCGACGGCGCGACAGGCACGATTATGGGCTCCGACGTGGTATTCAACACCGGCTCGCTGCTGCTGAACGATAATATCGTTACCAGCATGCCTGAATACGGTCTGATGTCACTGCAGATGAGCGATGAACAGCCTGTATCAAATGGCACCGTGGTGAACGAAGCGGCCTCCCTGCAGGTGAACAACAGCATCAATATCGCCGGGGATTACCATCAGAAAGCCGCCGCGACGCTGATTTCCGGCGTTTCCGATCTGGCGGATGCCCGCGGCGATCTGCTTGCCGATTCCGGCTATGGCCGCCTCAACGTCACCGGCAATGCCATTATCGATGCGGGTTCCAGCGTTAATCTGCTGCGCACCGGCAGCACTTACCAGTTCGCCGAAGGCCAGCGTTATGTGGTGATCAATGCCGCAGGCGCAGAGACCGATTACCACGCCGACCAGCTGAAATACAAAGCCCTCGGCTACCGTGGTACGGTCAATGGCTCCGTCTATGAAGAGGCTGAAGGCAAGGCCCTGGTGTTAACCCTGGGCGCAGAGCCGGTCATCATCGAGCCGGTAGAGCCTCAGCCTGAGCCAACACCAGAAGTCACCCCGCCGGTCGTGGCAGAGCCCGACGTCACCACGCCGGTCGTCACGGTACCAACGCCAACGCCAACGCAGCCTGCACCAGCGGAACCCGCACCTGCTCAGCCGACCAAACGGGGTTATGCCACTATTCCGAGCGCCACGGCATCACTCGGCGGGCTGGCGCACTACTCCGGTATCGCCTCCCCACAGCTGCTGAATCTGTACAACGCCTCTCTGGCAATTGAAGGTAAGCAGGAAGCAAACCGCGCTGGCGAGCGTCTCTCCACCAGCCAGAACCTGAACACCAGCTCTGCGGCCACCGTTGCGACCTCTACCGCTCAGGCAGTAGTGGGTGCTCACATCGATGCCGTGCGTAACCCGCAGGCCTCCGGCACCAGCGGCGTGGCAACCGGCGATGACTACGCCAACAACTGGATCGTCTGGGGTCAGCCGTTCGGCGGTTATGCTCGTCAGGACAGCACCGACAACGTCAGCGGCTATACCGCGAAATTTGGCGGCCTGATCATCGGTGCCGACCGCGCGCTGGGTGACGACTGGCGTCTGGGCGCAGCCCTGAACTACAGCAACACCTCCGTACACGGTAAAGACAACCTGAGCGGCAACAACTCTACCGCCGATAACTACGGGGTGATTGGTTACGCAGGTTACACCGGTAATCCGTGGTACCTGAACCTCTCTGCGGGTCTGAACCGTCAGAACTACAGCTCCGTGCGTCGCGCTGATTTCACCGGCTTCTCCGGCGCTGCCCACGGCAAGTTCAACGGCCAGTCCATTACCCTGCAAAGCGAGCTTGGCTATCCAATTGCCCTGCCGGCTGACGTGGTACTGACGCCGCTGGCAGGCCTGACCTATGGCTATCAGCATGTGGATGGTTACAGCGAAACCGGCGGCAACGGCATGGCGCTGGATGTCAGCAGCACCCACGCGCAGTCTGTGGTGAGCGATATCGGTGCCCGCATCGAGAAGACCTTCGCCACCGGCCTGGGTAACCTGACGCCGTTCGCCCAGGTCTCCTGGATCCACCAGTACGATAATCGTCAGGTCAGCAGCCATGCGACCTACGCCGCCGATGCTATCGGTGAAACCAGCTTTATCACCAAAGGGGCCTCTCCGGTGGAAGATATGGCGGGCGTGGCCGTGGGCACTACCCTGTATGACGCCAACGATCTGAGCCTCGACGCGCGTTATGACCTGCAGGCCGGCGACCGCTACCAAGCGCACACCTTCAGTCTGCGCTTACGCAAGTCGTTCTGA